Proteins encoded together in one Bos indicus isolate NIAB-ARS_2022 breed Sahiwal x Tharparkar chromosome 25, NIAB-ARS_B.indTharparkar_mat_pri_1.0, whole genome shotgun sequence window:
- the CHST12 gene encoding carbohydrate sulfotransferase 12 yields the protein MDTMTKSRLFRLWLVLGSAFMVLLIIVYWDNMGPAHFNLHMALSRPHALKPFPSPNSASGDVFTSSLEILESFVREKQGPLLSKRVEQPSLPASSKPVLGNLEESVRGYDWSSHAAQQSADPDARQAERRSVLRGFCANDSFVFPTKERSFDDIPNYELNHLIVDDRHGVIYCYVPKVACTNWKRVMIVLSQSLSDQGTPYRDPLDIPREYVHNSSTHLTFNKFWRRYGKFSRHLMKIKLKKYTKFLFVRDPFVRLISAFRSKFELENEEFYQKFAVPMLKRYSNHTSLPASVSEAFSAGLRLSFATFIQYLLDPHTEQLAPFNEHWRQVHRLCHPCQIDYDFVGKLETLDQDAAQLLRLLKVDKLLQFPPSYRNRTASSWEEGWFAKIPLAWRQQLYKLYEADFVLFGYPKPENLLRD from the coding sequence ATGGACACGATGACCAAGAGCCGGCTCTTCCGCCTGTGGCTGGTCTTGGGGTCCGCCTTCATGGTCCTCCTGATCATCGTGTACTGGGACAACATGGGCCCCGCCCACTTCAACCTGCACATGGCCCTTTCCAGGCCGCATGCGCTAaagcccttccccagccccaaTTCAGCGTCCGGGGACGTCTTCACCTCCAGCCTTGAGATTTTGGAGAGCTTCGTCAGGGAGAAGCAGGGCCCCCTTTTGAGTAAAAGGGTGGAGCAGCCCTCCCTGCCGGCCTCCAGCAAGCCTGTGCTCGGCAACCTGGAGGAGAGCGTGAGGGGCTACGACTGGTCCAGCCACGCTGCCCAGCAGAGTGCAGACCCGGACGCACGGCAGGCCGAGCGGAGGAGCGTGCTGAGGGGGTTCTGCGCCAACGACAGCTTTGTGTTCCCCACCAAGGAGCGCTCCTTCGACGACATCCCCAACTACGAGCTGAACCACCTCATCGTGGACGACCGCCACGGGGTCATCTACTGCTACGTGCCCAAGGTGGCCTGCACCAACTGGAAGCGCGTGATGATCGTCTTGAGCCAGAGCCTCTCGGACCAGGGCACGCCCTACCGCGACCCGCTGGACATCCCCCGGGAGTACGTGCACAACTCCAGCACCCACCTGACCTTCAACAAGTTCTGGCGGCGCTACGGGAAGTTCTCCAGGCACCTCATGAAGATTAAACTGAAGAAGTACACCAAGTTCCTGTTTGTGCGCGACCCCTTTGTCCGCCTCATCTCGGCTTTCCGCAGCAAGTTCGAGCTGGAGAACGAGGAGTTCTACCAGAAGTTCGCGGTGCCCATGCTGAAGAGGTACTCCAACCACACCAGCCTGCCCGCCTCGGTCAGCGAGGCCTTCAGCGCCGGCCTCAGGCTGTCCTTCGCCACCTTCATCCAGTACCTGCTGGACCCGCACACCGAGCAGCTGGCGCCCTTCAACGAGCACTGGAGGCAGGTGCACCGGCTCTGCCACCCCTGCCAGATCGACTACGACTTCGTGGGGAAGCTGGAGACCCTGGACCAGGACGCCGCCCAGCTGCTGCGGCTGCTGAAGGTGGACAAGCTGCTGCAGTTCCCCCCGAGTTACCGGAACAGGACTGCCAGCAGCTGGGAGGAAGGCTGGTTTGCCAAAATCCCCCTGGCCTGGAGGCAGCAGCTTTACAAACTGTACGAAGCAGATTTTGTTCTCTTCGGCTACCCCAAGCCCGAAAATCTACTTAGAGACTGA